DNA from Vibrio gazogenes:
TCAACCAAAGAAGCAATCCATGAGGCAACCGCTGAAGACTAATTAACTGACGCGAGCACTGGATTTTGATTGATTGATGTGTACAGGATGCTGTTGTCATCGAGTTATGTTGAACGGATTGAATACGGATGAATGAAGATATCCTCAATAACAGTGCACATCACTATTTGTCGCCCAATGAACATACACCCTCAGTCGTTAAACCGGTAGTCACGCCGTCAACGTCTGATATCTGATAGAAGTAGACCTGAGAAAAGAAGTAGAAAGAATGCCCGATAATAACGCTCTATTGCTGGACAACCAGCTATGTTTTGCTCTTTATTCAACCTCTTTGGCGATGACGCAGATGTATAAACCGCTACTTGAGCCTCTGGGGCTTACGTATCCACAATATCTCGTATTACTGATTCTCTGGGAGCAGGATGGCATTGGTCTTAAAGATATTGGTGAGCGATTAGGACAGAAATCCGGTGCGCTAACACCAGTGATTAAGCGGATGGAGCAAGAAGGGTTGGTGAATCGTACGCGGCAGCTACATGACGAACGTTCATTAGATGTCCGCCTGACACCGAAGGGGCAGCAACTCAAAGGGGAAGCGTTAAAAATTAGCCAGTGCTTGCTTGAATCCTGTGGTATTCCCAGTCAAGAGTTGCTTGAGATGAAAGAAAAAATCATGATCTTGAGAGATAACTTACTTAAGAATCAGCCGTCGTAAGTGGGCGTAAAAAAAACATTGCGCGATAATCATTATTGCAATAGTATATGTTCATCA
Protein-coding regions in this window:
- a CDS encoding MarR family winged helix-turn-helix transcriptional regulator, whose amino-acid sequence is MPDNNALLLDNQLCFALYSTSLAMTQMYKPLLEPLGLTYPQYLVLLILWEQDGIGLKDIGERLGQKSGALTPVIKRMEQEGLVNRTRQLHDERSLDVRLTPKGQQLKGEALKISQCLLESCGIPSQELLEMKEKIMILRDNLLKNQPS